A section of the Phycodurus eques isolate BA_2022a chromosome 4, UOR_Pequ_1.1, whole genome shotgun sequence genome encodes:
- the fbxo32 gene encoding F-box only protein 32 isoform X1 codes for MPFLGQDWRSPGQCWVKTEEGWKKTTVDEKNNNISVESFCKAEHECFNKENLLLSLSFDMAAKKRKKDLMNNNTKVSYFHREKWIYVHKGSTKERHGYCTLGEAFNRLDFCSAIKDTRRFNYVVRLLELIAKSQLPSLSGVAQKNYMNILERVVQKVSDRSLIARQNSCRSARRPAGRASHQRAASDALSLAVRSGSGHGQVCAGGEYQHMGAPHGQYPAMAAAAKQHPYQQGMTLMELPASLQLNIMQRLSDGRDLVCLGQVCPELGGLAEDRLLWKRLCQYHFTDRQIRKRLMVSDKGHLEWKKMYFKLSRCYPRREQYSDTLHFCSHCHILFWKDTNHPCTANNPESCTMALSPQDFINLFKF; via the exons ATGCCATTCCTCGGACAGGACTGGAGGTCCCCGGGACAGTGTTGGGTTAAGACCGAGGAGGGATGGAAAAAGACAACCGTGGacgagaaaaacaacaacatctccGTGGAGAG CTTCTGCAAAGCCGAGCATGAGTGTTTCAACAAGGAGAACTTGCTGCTTTCTCTCAGCTTTGACATGGCTGccaagaagaggaaaaaagaccTCATGAACAACAACACCAAGGTCTCAT ATTTCCACAGGGAAAAGTGGATTTATGTTCATAAAGGAAGCACCAAGGAG CGCCACGGCTATTGTACCCTGGGGGAAGCCTTCAACCGCTTGGATTTCTGCAGCGCCATCAAGGACACGAGGAGGTTCAATTATGTGGTCAGA CTCCTGGAGCTTATCGCCAAGTCGCAGCTCCCCTCACTCAGTGGCGTGGCTCAGAAGAACTACATGAATATTCTGGAGAGGGTGGTGCAGAAAG TTAGTGACCGGTCTCTAATCGCTCGTCAAAACTCCTGCCGCAGTGCTCGACGACCAGCAGGACGTGCGTCCCATCAAAGAGCTGCTTCAGACGCTCTATCTCTCGCTGTGCGGTCTGGTTCAGGACATGGGCAAGTCTGTGCTGGTGGGGAATATCAACATATGGGTGCACCGCATGGACAATATCCTGCAATGGCAGCAGCAGCTAAACAACATCCATATCAACAGG GCATGACGCTGATGGAGCTGCCTGCCAGCCTGCAGCTGAACATCATGCAGCGTCTTTCGGATGGCAGGGACTTGGTCTGCCTGGGCCAAGTTTGTCCAGAATTGGGGGGCCTTGCTGAGGACCGCCTGCTTTGGAAGAGACTCTGCCAGTACCACTTCACAGACAGACAG ATCCGAAAGCGTCTGATGGTGTCAGACAAAGGTCACCTGGAATGGAAGAAGATGTACTTCAAGCTGAGTCGCTGCTATCCTCGCCGAGAGCAGTACAGCGACACTCTGCACTTTTGCTCACACTGTCACATCCTTTTCTGGAAG gaCACAAATCATCCCTGCACTGCTAACAACCCAGAAAGCTGCACCATGGCCCTGTCCCCTCAAGACTTCATCAACCTTTTTAAATTCTGA
- the fbxo32 gene encoding F-box only protein 32 isoform X3 encodes MEKDNRGREKQQHLRGEVCHQNAFCKAEHECFNKENLLLSLSFDMAAKKRKKDLMNNNTKVSYFHREKWIYVHKGSTKERHGYCTLGEAFNRLDFCSAIKDTRRFNYVVRLLELIAKSQLPSLSGVAQKNYMNILERVVQKVSDRSLIARQNSCRSARRPAGRASHQRAASDALSLAVRSGSGHGQVCAGGEYQHMGAPHGQYPAMAAAAKQHPYQQGMTLMELPASLQLNIMQRLSDGRDLVCLGQVCPELGGLAEDRLLWKRLCQYHFTDRQIRKRLMVSDKGHLEWKKMYFKLSRCYPRREQYSDTLHFCSHCHILFWKDTNHPCTANNPESCTMALSPQDFINLFKF; translated from the exons ATGGAAAAAGACAACCGTGGacgagaaaaacaacaacatctccGTGGAGAGGTTTGTCATCAAAATGC CTTCTGCAAAGCCGAGCATGAGTGTTTCAACAAGGAGAACTTGCTGCTTTCTCTCAGCTTTGACATGGCTGccaagaagaggaaaaaagaccTCATGAACAACAACACCAAGGTCTCAT ATTTCCACAGGGAAAAGTGGATTTATGTTCATAAAGGAAGCACCAAGGAG CGCCACGGCTATTGTACCCTGGGGGAAGCCTTCAACCGCTTGGATTTCTGCAGCGCCATCAAGGACACGAGGAGGTTCAATTATGTGGTCAGA CTCCTGGAGCTTATCGCCAAGTCGCAGCTCCCCTCACTCAGTGGCGTGGCTCAGAAGAACTACATGAATATTCTGGAGAGGGTGGTGCAGAAAG TTAGTGACCGGTCTCTAATCGCTCGTCAAAACTCCTGCCGCAGTGCTCGACGACCAGCAGGACGTGCGTCCCATCAAAGAGCTGCTTCAGACGCTCTATCTCTCGCTGTGCGGTCTGGTTCAGGACATGGGCAAGTCTGTGCTGGTGGGGAATATCAACATATGGGTGCACCGCATGGACAATATCCTGCAATGGCAGCAGCAGCTAAACAACATCCATATCAACAGG GCATGACGCTGATGGAGCTGCCTGCCAGCCTGCAGCTGAACATCATGCAGCGTCTTTCGGATGGCAGGGACTTGGTCTGCCTGGGCCAAGTTTGTCCAGAATTGGGGGGCCTTGCTGAGGACCGCCTGCTTTGGAAGAGACTCTGCCAGTACCACTTCACAGACAGACAG ATCCGAAAGCGTCTGATGGTGTCAGACAAAGGTCACCTGGAATGGAAGAAGATGTACTTCAAGCTGAGTCGCTGCTATCCTCGCCGAGAGCAGTACAGCGACACTCTGCACTTTTGCTCACACTGTCACATCCTTTTCTGGAAG gaCACAAATCATCCCTGCACTGCTAACAACCCAGAAAGCTGCACCATGGCCCTGTCCCCTCAAGACTTCATCAACCTTTTTAAATTCTGA
- the fbxo32 gene encoding F-box only protein 32 isoform X2 encodes MPFLGQDWRSPGQCWVKTEEGWKKTTVDEKNNNISVESFCKAEHECFNKENLLLSLSFDMAAKKRKKDLMNNNTKVSYFHREKWIYVHKGSTKERHGYCTLGEAFNRLDFCSAIKDTRRFNYVVRLLELIAKSQLPSLSGVAQKNYMNILERVVQKVLDDQQDVRPIKELLQTLYLSLCGLVQDMGKSVLVGNINIWVHRMDNILQWQQQLNNIHINRPTSTGMTLMELPASLQLNIMQRLSDGRDLVCLGQVCPELGGLAEDRLLWKRLCQYHFTDRQIRKRLMVSDKGHLEWKKMYFKLSRCYPRREQYSDTLHFCSHCHILFWKDTNHPCTANNPESCTMALSPQDFINLFKF; translated from the exons ATGCCATTCCTCGGACAGGACTGGAGGTCCCCGGGACAGTGTTGGGTTAAGACCGAGGAGGGATGGAAAAAGACAACCGTGGacgagaaaaacaacaacatctccGTGGAGAG CTTCTGCAAAGCCGAGCATGAGTGTTTCAACAAGGAGAACTTGCTGCTTTCTCTCAGCTTTGACATGGCTGccaagaagaggaaaaaagaccTCATGAACAACAACACCAAGGTCTCAT ATTTCCACAGGGAAAAGTGGATTTATGTTCATAAAGGAAGCACCAAGGAG CGCCACGGCTATTGTACCCTGGGGGAAGCCTTCAACCGCTTGGATTTCTGCAGCGCCATCAAGGACACGAGGAGGTTCAATTATGTGGTCAGA CTCCTGGAGCTTATCGCCAAGTCGCAGCTCCCCTCACTCAGTGGCGTGGCTCAGAAGAACTACATGAATATTCTGGAGAGGGTGGTGCAGAAAG TGCTCGACGACCAGCAGGACGTGCGTCCCATCAAAGAGCTGCTTCAGACGCTCTATCTCTCGCTGTGCGGTCTGGTTCAGGACATGGGCAAGTCTGTGCTGGTGGGGAATATCAACATATGGGTGCACCGCATGGACAATATCCTGCAATGGCAGCAGCAGCTAAACAACATCCATATCAACAGG CCAACATCAACAGGCATGACGCTGATGGAGCTGCCTGCCAGCCTGCAGCTGAACATCATGCAGCGTCTTTCGGATGGCAGGGACTTGGTCTGCCTGGGCCAAGTTTGTCCAGAATTGGGGGGCCTTGCTGAGGACCGCCTGCTTTGGAAGAGACTCTGCCAGTACCACTTCACAGACAGACAG ATCCGAAAGCGTCTGATGGTGTCAGACAAAGGTCACCTGGAATGGAAGAAGATGTACTTCAAGCTGAGTCGCTGCTATCCTCGCCGAGAGCAGTACAGCGACACTCTGCACTTTTGCTCACACTGTCACATCCTTTTCTGGAAG gaCACAAATCATCCCTGCACTGCTAACAACCCAGAAAGCTGCACCATGGCCCTGTCCCCTCAAGACTTCATCAACCTTTTTAAATTCTGA
- the prelid3a gene encoding PRELI domain containing protein 3A isoform X1: MKIWSTEHAFSYPWETVIKAAMRKYPNPMNPHVVGVDVLERRLDAEGRLHSHRLLSTEWGLPAIVRAILGTNHLQTYVKEHSIVNPEEKKMELCSTNITLTNLISVDERLVYMPHPDNPEVTILTQEAIITVKGVSLSSYLEGMMARRMSANARKGWDAIEWIIQNSERENITL; the protein is encoded by the exons ATGAAGATTTGGAGCACAGAGCATGCTTTCAG TTACCCCTGGGAGACGGTGATCAAGGCCGCCATGAGGAAGTACCCTAATCCGATGAATCCGCACGTGGTGGGCGTGGATGTGTTGGAGCGCCGCCTGGACGCAGAAGGACGCCTGCACAGCCATCGACTCCTCAGCACTGAGTGGGGCCTGCCGGCGATCGTACGAGCG ATACTAGGAACCAACCACTTGCAGACATATGTGAAGGAACACTCCATAGTCAACCCTGAGGAGAAGAAGATGGAACTGTGCTCAACAAAC ATTACTCTTACCAACCTGATATCAGTGGATGAGAGGCTCGTTTACATGCCACACCCAGACAACCCCGAGGT TACCATCCTGACGCAAGAGGCCATCATTACCGTGAAAGGAGTGAGTTTGAGCAGCTACCTGGAGGGCATGATGGCGAGGAGAATGTCTGCTAATGCCAGGAAg GGTTGGGATGCTATTGAGTGGATTATTCAGAACTCTGAAAGAGAAAACATTACTCTCTGA
- the prelid3a gene encoding PRELI domain containing protein 3A isoform X2 — protein sequence MKIWSTEHAFSYPWETVIKAAMRKYPNPMNPHVVGVDVLERRLDAEGRLHSHRLLSTEWGLPAIVRAILGTNHLQTYVKEHSIVNPEEKKMELCSTNITLTNLISVDERLVYMPHPDNPEVTILTQEAIITVKGVSLSSYLEGMMARRMSANARKECHTV from the exons ATGAAGATTTGGAGCACAGAGCATGCTTTCAG TTACCCCTGGGAGACGGTGATCAAGGCCGCCATGAGGAAGTACCCTAATCCGATGAATCCGCACGTGGTGGGCGTGGATGTGTTGGAGCGCCGCCTGGACGCAGAAGGACGCCTGCACAGCCATCGACTCCTCAGCACTGAGTGGGGCCTGCCGGCGATCGTACGAGCG ATACTAGGAACCAACCACTTGCAGACATATGTGAAGGAACACTCCATAGTCAACCCTGAGGAGAAGAAGATGGAACTGTGCTCAACAAAC ATTACTCTTACCAACCTGATATCAGTGGATGAGAGGCTCGTTTACATGCCACACCCAGACAACCCCGAGGT TACCATCCTGACGCAAGAGGCCATCATTACCGTGAAAGGAGTGAGTTTGAGCAGCTACCTGGAGGGCATGATGGCGAGGAGAATGTCTGCTAATGCCAGGAAg GAATGCCACACCGTATAG